The following nucleotide sequence is from Pirellulales bacterium.
ACCGGCCCGCGGCCACCTCGGCCAACAGGTCGCGGTTGGTCGTCGCCAGGACGCGGACATCGACGTGCAGCGTCGCGCTCGACCCCACGCGCTCGAACGAGCGCTCTTGCAGCACGCGCAGCAGCTTGGCCTGCAAGTGCGGCTCGATTTCCGTGATTTCGTCCAGCAGGATAGTGCCGTGGTCGGCCAGCTCGAAGCGGCCGGTGCGCGGCGCGTCGGCGCCGGTAAAGGCGCCGCGCTCGTGGCCGAACAATTCGCTTTCCATGAGCTGCGCGGACAGCACGGGGCAGTTCAGACTGACCAGCGGGGCTGCGCTGCGCGGGCTGGCGGCATGCACGGCCCGTGCAACCAGCTCTTTGCCGGTGCCGCTTTCGCCGCAGATCAGCACGGTTTCTTGCGACCGGGCGACCTGCGCCACGCGGCCGCGCAGACGTTGCATCACCTCGCTCGAACCGACCATCGAGGCCGACATGCTGGCTGGACCGCTGATCGTCGCGCGCTGATCGATCAGCCCGGCCTGCTGGATGGCGCGGGCCACGAGGCCTTCGAGCTGTTCGGCGTCGAACGGTTTTTCGATGTAGTCGAAGGCTCCGTCGCGCATCGCTTCGACGGCCGTCGATACCGAAGCATAGCCGGTCACCAGGATCACCTGCGGGCCATGGTCGCGCTGGCGGATTTGCCGCAGGAATTCCAGGCCGCTCATGCCCGGCATCTGCAAATCGGTGAGCACGACGTCGTACGATTCGGTTTTCATCCGCGCCAGCGCCTGGCTCGCGCCGACCGCGGCGTCGACCTCATGGCCGGCCTGCCGGAGGATGTCGCACATCGATTCTCGGGCCGGCGCGTGATCGTCGACCACGAGGACGCGCGGGGCCGGCAGCGTGGCCCGAGAGGTGCCGGAGTTCGAAGTCTTCATGCCGCGGCCTCCTGGCGCATGGCGCGCGGCAGCCGCAAAGTCAGCGCCGCGCCACCCTCGGGACAGTTGTCGATGCGAATCGCGCCGCCGTGGGTGTCGGCGATGTGGTTGACGATCGCCAA
It contains:
- a CDS encoding sigma-54 dependent transcriptional regulator produces the protein MKTSNSGTSRATLPAPRVLVVDDHAPARESMCDILRQAGHEVDAAVGASQALARMKTESYDVVLTDLQMPGMSGLEFLRQIRQRDHGPQVILVTGYASVSTAVEAMRDGAFDYIEKPFDAEQLEGLVARAIQQAGLIDQRATISGPASMSASMVGSSEVMQRLRGRVAQVARSQETVLICGESGTGKELVARAVHAASPRSAAPLVSLNCPVLSAQLMESELFGHERGAFTGADAPRTGRFELADHGTILLDEITEIEPHLQAKLLRVLQERSFERVGSSATLHVDVRVLATTNRDLLAEVAAGRFREDLYYRLAVLPLAVPPLRERRDDVPELVDHFRNRAAERLQVEPCEFTRAALDLLVHYDWPGNVRELENIVTRASVLSGGAPVSADELQPWLLRTPEHGPAAAALPVGLSLHEMERKLIESTLERFGGHREKTAKALGIGIRTLSGKLKTYGYAPRTKNFASAA